A region of Clostridium acetobutylicum ATCC 824 DNA encodes the following proteins:
- a CDS encoding MogA/MoaB family molybdenum cofactor biosynthesis protein — protein MIKIAILTISDKGSRGERVDGTGLELKKLLANLGYEISFYKIIPDERRDIEKELIYLADELKVNLILTNGGTGFAKRDVTPEATKSVIEKDVPGISEVMRMNSVKINSHAMLSRGVSGIRKDSLIINLPGSTKAAIESLEFVLPAIPHGIDILNGYSLNSSYIHS, from the coding sequence GTGATTAAAATTGCAATATTAACCATCAGCGATAAAGGATCTAGGGGAGAAAGAGTTGATGGTACAGGCTTAGAATTAAAAAAATTATTGGCTAATTTAGGTTACGAGATTAGCTTTTATAAAATTATCCCTGATGAAAGGCGTGATATAGAAAAAGAGTTAATTTACTTGGCTGATGAATTAAAAGTGAATTTGATTTTAACTAATGGTGGTACGGGCTTTGCCAAAAGAGATGTTACACCTGAGGCAACTAAAAGTGTGATTGAAAAAGATGTTCCTGGTATTAGTGAGGTTATGAGAATGAATTCTGTTAAAATTAACAGTCATGCAATGCTGTCAAGAGGAGTTTCGGGAATAAGAAAAGATTCTCTAATAATTAACCTTCCAGGAAGTACGAAGGCAGCTATAGAAAGTTTAGAATTTGTATTACCAGCTATTCCACATGGTATTGATATATTAAATGGTTATTCACTTAATTCTTCATATATACATAGTTAG